From the genome of Ignavibacteriales bacterium, one region includes:
- a CDS encoding response regulator, which produces MALKFLVVDDSVTMRRIVANSLKTIGHDLFVEAGDGREALAKLSADDSINFVITDWNMPDVSGLELVKAIRSNDKFGTIPILMVTTRGLKEDIVEALQAKVNNYVVKPFTPQILKEKIEQIVSSAV; this is translated from the coding sequence ATGGCACTTAAATTTTTAGTCGTTGATGATTCGGTAACAATGAGAAGGATTGTTGCTAACTCTTTAAAGACTATTGGTCACGATCTTTTTGTTGAAGCTGGAGACGGCAGAGAAGCCCTGGCTAAATTATCAGCGGACGACTCAATAAATTTTGTAATTACAGACTGGAATATGCCGGACGTTTCCGGCCTTGAACTTGTTAAAGCAATTCGCTCAAACGATAAATTCGGTACAATACCAATCCTTATGGTTACAACTCGCGGTTTAAAGGAAGATATTGTTGAAGCGCTTCAGGCAAAAGTAAATAACTATGTAGTCAAACCATTCACTCCGCAGATACTAAAAGAAAAAATTGAACAAATAGTTAGTTCAGCGGTTTAA
- a CDS encoding chemotaxis protein CheA: MNENIPNPTLIDLDMKEIVESFLIETKEILEKLDFDLLELEKRPEDSDLLNQIFRSFHTIKGTSGFLGLEKLPNVTHKAEDILNKLRKGEVSLSTHLMDGIILGYDTIKGLLKKIEIDKNEDFNTDEANAALEHLINEIESTGTAVEMAGVKNLIDELDQKSKDILAADMQMFEPKQNQNDQIKHHLKKTTQTASIQENTIRVDVDRLDDLLDIVSEIVLGRNRLSQVNSKFAIENEGTTFSKDFGEVTKQIDLMTTELQLVVMKLRMIKIGKIFNRYPRLVRDLCRDLGKEVELVIKGEDTEVDKNLIEEINDPLVHLIRNSVDHGVENPETRTKAGKNPKGTVILSAEHVGNNVVITIDDDGKGIDPNVIREKAIEKGLVTRERAKEFSRQEMMHLIFLPGFSTADKVSNISGRGVGMDVVKTNVAKLRGIINIESETGKGTKIIIKLPLTLAIISGMIVKALGDYLVIPLGSVIEVLRVDKNQIHSIKGKEVIQLRDSVLPLVTLDYLLAGKSNGKKKVEQEWQYVVEVGIAEKRYGIKVDELIGQQEVVIKSLGSYLGKIDGVAGSTIMGDGTVVMILDIIELFNRLERNS, encoded by the coding sequence ATGAATGAAAATATACCAAATCCGACGCTGATCGATCTCGACATGAAGGAGATTGTTGAAAGCTTTTTAATTGAGACCAAGGAAATTTTAGAAAAATTGGATTTCGATCTTCTTGAACTTGAAAAAAGACCGGAAGACTCCGATCTGCTCAATCAAATCTTTAGATCATTTCACACAATCAAAGGAACTTCAGGATTTCTTGGTCTGGAGAAACTTCCTAATGTTACACATAAAGCAGAAGATATTCTGAACAAACTCCGGAAAGGTGAAGTTAGTTTAAGTACTCATTTAATGGATGGAATCATACTAGGTTACGATACAATTAAAGGTCTTCTAAAAAAAATCGAAATTGATAAGAATGAAGACTTCAATACCGACGAAGCTAATGCGGCATTGGAACATTTGATAAACGAAATTGAAAGCACGGGAACCGCAGTTGAAATGGCGGGAGTAAAGAATTTGATTGATGAACTCGATCAAAAATCCAAAGATATTCTTGCCGCAGATATGCAGATGTTCGAACCAAAGCAAAACCAGAATGACCAAATCAAACATCATTTAAAGAAAACAACTCAAACAGCCTCGATTCAAGAAAACACAATACGTGTAGATGTTGATAGACTTGATGATTTACTTGATATTGTTTCGGAAATAGTTCTCGGAAGAAACCGGCTCTCTCAAGTAAATTCTAAATTCGCAATTGAAAATGAAGGCACAACATTTTCTAAAGACTTTGGAGAGGTTACAAAACAAATTGATTTGATGACAACAGAGCTTCAACTAGTTGTAATGAAACTCCGCATGATTAAAATTGGAAAAATATTTAATCGTTATCCACGCCTTGTCCGTGATCTGTGCCGTGATCTTGGAAAAGAAGTTGAACTTGTAATTAAAGGTGAGGATACCGAGGTTGATAAAAATCTTATTGAAGAGATAAACGATCCGCTTGTTCATCTTATTCGCAATTCAGTTGACCATGGAGTTGAAAATCCAGAAACCCGTACCAAAGCCGGAAAAAATCCAAAAGGAACCGTTATACTATCTGCTGAACATGTAGGCAATAACGTTGTCATTACAATTGACGATGATGGAAAAGGAATAGACCCCAATGTAATCCGCGAGAAGGCAATTGAAAAAGGATTGGTAACCCGCGAACGTGCCAAAGAATTTTCCCGGCAGGAAATGATGCATCTAATCTTTCTCCCGGGTTTTTCTACCGCGGATAAAGTATCAAATATTTCTGGACGCGGTGTAGGTATGGATGTAGTTAAAACAAATGTTGCAAAGTTACGCGGTATAATTAACATTGAATCTGAGACCGGAAAAGGAACAAAAATTATTATCAAGCTTCCTCTTACACTGGCAATTATTTCCGGTATGATTGTTAAAGCACTCGGTGATTATCTGGTTATTCCTCTTGGATCTGTAATTGAAGTTCTAAGAGTTGATAAAAATCAAATTCACTCAATCAAAGGAAAAGAAGTAATACAATTACGTGATTCGGTACTTCCGCTTGTCACGTTAGATTATCTTCTTGCTGGTAAATCCAACGGAAAGAAAAAAGTTGAACAAGAATGGCAATATGTAGTTGAAGTAGGGATTGCCGAAAAACGTTACGGAATAAAAGTAGATGAATTAATCGGTCAACAGGAAGTTGTGATTAAATCACTTGGATCTTACCTTGGAAAAATTGACGGAGTTGCCGGTTCTACAATTATGGGAGACGGTACTGTTGTAATGATTCTCGATATTATTGAGCTATTTAATAGATTGGAAAGGAATTCTTGA
- a CDS encoding chemotaxis response regulator protein-glutamate methylesterase has translation MKENISVLIVDDSAFMRKSLSIMIGSDPEITVVGTARNGQEGFDLAKSLKPDIITLDIEMPVMDGLTALKKIMTECPTSVIMVSSITTEGAQATIKAMELGAVDFIPKELSYVSVNIAAIKEDLIQKIKEIVRQKSLKDRLKRIRSSAAPGSLPKRPTNVIREIPRIGYKAIAIGISTGGPFTLQKVLPVISEKVNVPIFIVQHMPPKFTKSLAERLNGMCRLEVKEAEDNERVKPNVIYIAPGGYHMKVRSNGMSGININITSEPSDTLHRPAVDVMMNSVLDVYGKLTLGIIMTGMGKDGFEAVKNLKKLGGYSIAQDEESCVVYGMPKAIVDGGIADVVLPAEKIPEMINKVV, from the coding sequence TTGAAAGAAAATATTTCTGTGCTGATTGTTGATGATTCGGCTTTCATGAGAAAATCATTATCTATAATGATCGGAAGCGATCCCGAAATTACTGTGGTAGGCACTGCCCGTAACGGTCAAGAAGGTTTTGATCTGGCTAAAAGTTTGAAGCCCGATATAATAACTCTTGATATTGAAATGCCTGTAATGGATGGTTTGACCGCACTCAAAAAAATAATGACCGAATGCCCGACTTCCGTAATTATGGTAAGTTCAATTACAACAGAAGGAGCTCAGGCTACAATCAAAGCAATGGAACTTGGCGCGGTTGATTTTATTCCTAAAGAACTTTCTTATGTAAGTGTGAATATTGCTGCAATTAAAGAAGATCTAATTCAAAAAATTAAAGAGATTGTACGGCAAAAATCTTTGAAAGACCGGTTGAAGCGAATCAGAAGTTCTGCGGCACCGGGTTCGCTTCCTAAACGACCAACAAATGTAATCCGTGAAATTCCACGTATCGGTTACAAAGCAATTGCAATTGGAATTTCAACCGGAGGTCCGTTCACTCTTCAAAAAGTTTTACCGGTGATTTCAGAGAAAGTAAATGTTCCAATTTTTATTGTACAGCATATGCCGCCTAAATTTACTAAATCACTTGCAGAAAGATTAAACGGAATGTGCCGGCTTGAAGTGAAAGAAGCCGAAGATAATGAACGTGTGAAGCCGAATGTAATTTATATAGCTCCCGGCGGATATCACATGAAAGTTAGAAGTAATGGAATGAGCGGAATTAACATCAATATTACAAGTGAACCGAGCGACACACTTCACCGTCCGGCAGTAGATGTAATGATGAATTCGGTGCTGGACGTCTATGGCAAGCTCACACTTGGTATTATAATGACTGGAATGGGAAAGGATGGTTTTGAAGCCGTAAAAAATCTAAAGAAACTCGGTGGTTACTCAATTGCTCAAGATGAAGAAAGTTGTGTTGTATACGGAATGCCCAAAGCAATTGTTGACGGCGGTATTGCGGACGTGGTTTTACCGGCAGAGAAAATCCCGGAAATGATAAACAAAGTAGTTTAA
- the flgB gene encoding flagellar basal body rod protein FlgB, with product MPSSIKLLQNLLDYCSVKNNVIAKNISNIGTENYKREDVVFKDILNENVSSFLKTTDAKHISALQINNTDDSKFEHVFDNSTEMDSGVNNVNIEREMTELAENTLRFKFASRKVGDYFRDIQSVIKGGGAV from the coding sequence ATGCCGTCATCAATAAAGTTACTTCAAAATCTTCTCGACTATTGTTCAGTAAAGAATAATGTAATTGCGAAAAATATTTCCAACATTGGTACGGAAAACTATAAAAGAGAAGATGTTGTCTTCAAAGATATCCTGAATGAAAATGTAAGTTCATTTCTAAAGACTACCGATGCGAAGCATATCAGCGCACTTCAGATAAATAATACAGACGATTCCAAGTTTGAGCATGTCTTCGATAACAGCACTGAAATGGATTCCGGTGTTAACAATGTAAACATAGAACGTGAAATGACAGAATTGGCGGAGAACACTCTCCGTTTCAAATTCGCTTCAAGAAAAGTAGGAGATTATTTCAGAGATATTCAAAGCGTAATTAAAGGAGGAGGTGCGGTTTGA
- the flgC gene encoding flagellar basal body rod protein FlgC, with protein sequence MKILGSIFGLNFSAKGMSIQRKKMDLISQNIANADTVRTENGEPYKRKYIKVEADQNSFLKNLSSEGQLLKLNTTNGNHFAVANNSKDFSFSTDIGKMKMDELEDQKPGDLVYMPENPNANEKGYIQMSNVNVINEMVDMIAATRSYEANLQALNSTKQMVKDTLEI encoded by the coding sequence TTGAAAATACTTGGAAGCATATTCGGCCTGAATTTTAGCGCAAAAGGAATGAGCATTCAAAGAAAAAAAATGGATCTGATTTCTCAGAATATTGCAAATGCCGATACGGTACGAACTGAAAACGGCGAACCTTACAAAAGAAAATATATTAAAGTTGAAGCCGATCAAAATTCGTTTCTGAAAAATTTGTCCTCCGAAGGACAGCTTCTGAAACTAAACACAACAAACGGAAATCATTTTGCTGTTGCAAACAATTCAAAAGACTTTTCTTTTTCTACCGACATTGGTAAAATGAAGATGGATGAATTGGAAGATCAGAAGCCCGGTGATCTTGTCTACATGCCGGAAAATCCTAATGCAAACGAAAAGGGATACATTCAAATGTCTAATGTTAATGTGATAAACGAAATGGTTGATATGATTGCAGCCACTCGTAGCTACGAAGCAAATCTGCAAGCACTTAACTCAACAAAACAAATGGTCAAAGATACTTTGGAGATATAA
- the fliE gene encoding flagellar hook-basal body complex protein FliE — MKIEGFGNLLPNDIQIGKVKQTGSGNLNAFSDMLKDVNQDQVNSQNAIEKFVSGDGVELQDVMIAGEKAKTSLQLLMEIRNKTVDMFKELTRMPI; from the coding sequence ATGAAAATTGAAGGATTTGGGAATTTACTGCCGAACGATATCCAGATTGGAAAAGTTAAACAAACCGGCTCGGGAAATTTAAACGCTTTTTCAGATATGCTAAAAGATGTAAATCAAGATCAAGTAAATTCTCAGAATGCAATAGAAAAATTTGTTTCGGGTGACGGCGTTGAACTTCAGGATGTTATGATTGCAGGAGAAAAAGCTAAAACAAGCCTCCAACTTTTGATGGAGATCAGAAACAAAACAGTTGACATGTTTAAAGAACTAACCAGGATGCCAATTTAA
- the fliF gene encoding flagellar basal-body MS-ring/collar protein FliF, which produces MNSNPLQALFGILNKLNPKQKFMLGGGVVLTLGLLSILLFFLNEPNYTSLYSGLSQEDASKVVEYLSGQKVLYKIDDNGQTIKVPREKVYELRLALAGKGIPSSGIIGYEIFDKTTMGMSEFLQQLNYKRALEGELSRTIQQQDGVVGARVHIVIPQKTIFKEEEKLPSASVVLKLKGNSAPSKENIQAIINLLCGSIEGLQQSKVSIIDTRGQILNTDNEEGSLAVASSKQYEIKKNVENYLAQKAQSMLDNVLGYGNSMVQVNADLNFDQVEKTMENYDPDSQVAISEQIMKANNSGRAQNDSTAQTNDNTLTNYEVNKSIEKVVSGSGNIKRLSVAAVINDIPKEVKKGNKTEIVFDPRPQDQINKLEQIIKNAVGLDVQRNDQFSITNIPFETKQVETISEDAGKSSIPDANEWINLTFIVVAIVSSIFVLKNLMKRLKNERIVIGTVNPGQFEMGGESLAVQLPAQTSQVHQLIAKKKRGMLPMGDIEDEISDDALQKKNQQERIVNYVTKNPMDAAKLINAWMHEDEI; this is translated from the coding sequence ATGAACTCAAATCCTCTTCAAGCTCTTTTCGGTATTCTAAATAAATTGAACCCCAAGCAAAAATTTATGCTTGGCGGTGGAGTTGTTTTAACGCTGGGTTTGCTCTCAATTCTGCTTTTCTTTTTAAACGAACCGAATTATACATCACTTTATTCCGGGCTGTCTCAAGAAGATGCTTCAAAAGTTGTTGAGTATTTATCCGGTCAAAAAGTGCTTTATAAAATAGACGATAACGGACAAACAATAAAAGTTCCGCGCGAAAAAGTTTACGAGCTCCGGCTTGCGCTTGCAGGAAAAGGAATTCCAAGTTCCGGAATAATCGGTTATGAAATATTTGATAAGACAACTATGGGAATGAGCGAGTTTCTTCAACAGCTGAATTATAAACGGGCGCTTGAAGGAGAACTTTCGAGAACAATCCAGCAGCAGGACGGAGTTGTTGGTGCACGTGTCCACATTGTCATTCCTCAAAAAACAATATTTAAAGAAGAAGAAAAATTACCATCTGCCTCTGTTGTGTTAAAACTTAAAGGCAACTCGGCGCCATCAAAAGAAAATATTCAGGCAATAATTAATTTATTATGCGGAAGTATAGAAGGGTTACAGCAGTCAAAAGTTTCGATTATTGATACGAGGGGACAAATCCTCAATACCGATAATGAGGAAGGATCGCTTGCCGTTGCTTCATCTAAACAGTACGAAATTAAAAAAAATGTTGAGAATTATTTAGCTCAAAAAGCTCAGTCAATGTTGGACAATGTACTTGGCTATGGCAATTCTATGGTTCAGGTAAATGCAGATTTGAATTTCGATCAAGTTGAAAAGACGATGGAGAATTACGATCCCGATTCTCAAGTGGCTATAAGTGAACAAATAATGAAAGCAAATAATTCTGGTAGAGCTCAAAACGACTCGACTGCACAAACGAATGATAATACACTCACTAATTATGAAGTAAATAAGTCAATCGAAAAAGTTGTTTCCGGAAGCGGCAACATAAAACGTTTAAGTGTTGCTGCCGTTATCAATGATATTCCAAAAGAAGTGAAGAAAGGAAATAAAACAGAAATTGTCTTCGATCCGCGGCCGCAGGACCAAATAAATAAATTAGAACAGATAATTAAAAATGCTGTAGGTCTGGATGTTCAAAGGAATGATCAGTTCTCAATCACCAATATACCATTCGAAACAAAACAAGTCGAAACCATTAGCGAAGATGCAGGCAAATCTTCAATACCGGATGCCAACGAATGGATAAACTTAACCTTTATTGTTGTTGCTATTGTTTCGTCAATATTTGTTCTCAAAAATTTGATGAAACGTTTGAAGAATGAAAGAATTGTTATTGGAACGGTGAATCCCGGTCAATTTGAAATGGGCGGCGAATCCTTAGCAGTTCAGTTGCCGGCGCAGACAAGTCAAGTCCATCAATTAATTGCAAAGAAGAAAAGAGGGATGCTGCCGATGGGTGATATAGAAGATGAAATTTCTGATGATGCATTGCAGAAAAAAAATCAGCAGGAAAGAATTGTGAATTATGTTACAAAAAATCCAATGGATGCAGCAAAATTAATTAACGCATGGATGCATGAAGATGAAATCTAA
- the fliG gene encoding flagellar motor switch protein FliG produces the protein MKSNDKLQIKDLREEITGVQKAAMLMVAMNVEAAAAVLKHLDPNDVEYLSAEISKVKNISSKTADTVIEEFYNMVTAREYVLEGGLDFAQAVLEKSYGSPKALEIIDKIKRLTTLRGFDVLKKAEPAQLINFLNKEHPQTMALILSQLSPDQTANAMKELSEDLRLDIAHRIATLGKIAPQTLKQIEHVVDEIAGASMSQSVGKLGGAKCLAAILNRTNVSMVKEILEKLENLDPETTYEVKRLMFIFDEIINISDKDIQKIMREIDRKDLALALKISDERLKEKIFKNMSERAADLLKEELQYMGMVKLKEVEAAQARIIDSIKALEEQGEISLNLRGGPEEVYV, from the coding sequence ATGAAATCTAACGATAAACTCCAAATCAAAGATTTGCGGGAAGAAATAACCGGTGTTCAAAAAGCAGCAATGCTGATGGTTGCAATGAACGTAGAAGCTGCGGCTGCCGTTCTAAAACATCTTGATCCGAATGATGTTGAATATCTCTCGGCGGAAATTTCCAAAGTAAAAAATATTTCTTCCAAGACTGCGGATACCGTTATAGAAGAATTCTACAACATGGTTACCGCACGCGAGTATGTTCTGGAAGGTGGACTCGATTTTGCGCAAGCAGTATTGGAAAAAAGTTACGGATCTCCAAAAGCATTGGAAATTATAGATAAAATAAAACGTTTGACAACATTAAGAGGTTTTGACGTTCTAAAAAAAGCTGAACCGGCACAACTAATTAATTTCTTGAACAAGGAACATCCTCAAACAATGGCTTTGATCCTCTCGCAATTAAGTCCGGACCAAACTGCCAATGCAATGAAAGAACTCTCGGAAGATTTGAGATTGGACATTGCTCATAGAATAGCTACACTTGGTAAAATTGCACCGCAGACATTAAAACAGATTGAACACGTTGTAGATGAAATTGCCGGCGCTTCAATGAGCCAGTCCGTTGGAAAACTCGGCGGGGCAAAATGTCTTGCCGCAATTCTTAACCGAACCAATGTATCTATGGTTAAAGAAATTTTAGAGAAACTGGAAAATCTAGACCCGGAAACAACATACGAAGTAAAAAGATTGATGTTCATCTTTGATGAAATTATCAATATAAGTGATAAAGATATTCAGAAGATCATGCGCGAGATAGATAGAAAAGATCTTGCGCTTGCTTTAAAAATTTCAGACGAGAGATTAAAAGAAAAGATATTCAAAAATATGAGTGAACGCGCCGCCGATCTTCTGAAAGAAGAACTTCAGTACATGGGAATGGTAAAGCTAAAAGAAGTAGAAGCCGCACAAGCACGTATAATTGATTCTATTAAAGCGTTAGAAGAACAGGGAGAAATTTCTCTCAATCTGCGCGGCGGACCGGAAGAAGTATATGTCTAA
- a CDS encoding FliH/SctL family protein — translation MSNVIKLNSRSTKTNVKVSGYGTVIESQSESDLLKKQLEDYYSLGYREAQEKTRRDVEREYTDKLFRKYEEVYKILQQFDESFAEYEKSFEKLVIETAFEVAKKVVQREVSENTIINENVRFAINKIMGANEIRLKLNPADVEELNEATKKLIHGGSFNKIKIEPDERIELGGCLIETEIGNVDSRISTQLSEMQRQLEDSLIKKN, via the coding sequence ATGTCTAATGTAATTAAACTGAACTCTCGATCAACAAAAACGAATGTAAAAGTTTCTGGATATGGAACGGTAATTGAAAGCCAAAGTGAATCCGATCTCTTAAAAAAGCAGCTCGAAGATTATTATTCACTTGGATACCGTGAAGCTCAAGAAAAAACACGAAGAGATGTTGAACGTGAATACACAGACAAACTATTTCGCAAATATGAAGAAGTTTATAAAATTCTTCAGCAGTTCGATGAAAGCTTTGCCGAATACGAAAAGTCATTTGAAAAATTGGTGATTGAAACTGCGTTCGAGGTTGCGAAAAAAGTAGTGCAACGAGAAGTAAGTGAGAATACTATTATAAATGAAAATGTACGTTTTGCAATAAATAAAATAATGGGCGCAAACGAAATTCGATTAAAATTAAATCCAGCGGATGTTGAAGAATTAAACGAGGCTACAAAAAAATTAATTCATGGAGGTTCGTTCAATAAAATTAAAATTGAACCCGACGAACGAATTGAATTAGGTGGATGCTTGATTGAAACGGAGATTGGAAATGTTGACTCTAGGATATCAACACAATTAAGCGAAATGCAGAGGCAGCTTGAAGACAGTCTTATAAAGAAAAACTAA
- the fliI gene encoding flagellar protein export ATPase FliI translates to MDIAEHLIDKYKQIIAKSETVRVNGKVIDVIGLVIVSVGPNAVMGEICSIVDQKGNEVCKAEVVGFKNGKVLSIAIGEVHNISPACEIKASGRNFSVGVGKELLGRVIDGLGNPIDGKGAIDYSSFRESYREPPNPLERKRISSPIQTGVRTIDGLLTIGKGQRAGIFAGSGVGKSVLLGMIARNTSADVNVIALIGERGREVREFIERDLGEEGLQKSVVIVATSDKSPLIRMKGAYIGTTIAEYFRDLGMDVLFMMDSVTRFAMAQREIGLTIGEPPTTKGYTPSVFSLLPKLLERAGNTEKGSITGLYTVLVDGDDMTEPIADAVRSILDGHIVLSRKLANRGQYPAIDTLQSVSRVMPDIIDHDHYQRAMRFNEIIATYKEAEDMINIGAYVKGSNPQIDHALSKITQLRSFLKQEIFEKALYDESVERLSNIIEASIV, encoded by the coding sequence ATGGACATCGCCGAACATTTAATAGATAAATATAAACAGATAATTGCAAAATCCGAGACTGTACGTGTTAACGGGAAAGTTATTGACGTAATAGGATTAGTTATTGTTTCTGTAGGACCCAATGCAGTTATGGGAGAAATCTGTTCAATCGTTGATCAAAAAGGAAATGAAGTCTGCAAGGCAGAAGTCGTTGGATTCAAAAATGGAAAAGTCCTCTCTATTGCTATCGGTGAAGTTCATAACATCTCTCCCGCATGCGAAATAAAAGCTTCCGGCAGAAACTTTTCTGTTGGTGTTGGTAAAGAATTACTAGGACGTGTAATTGACGGTTTAGGGAATCCTATTGACGGAAAAGGAGCGATTGATTATTCCTCATTCAGAGAATCTTACCGCGAACCGCCAAATCCTCTTGAAAGAAAAAGAATTTCTTCACCAATTCAAACTGGCGTGCGCACAATTGATGGTTTGTTAACAATCGGCAAAGGACAGCGTGCAGGAATATTTGCTGGAAGCGGTGTTGGTAAAAGCGTTTTATTAGGAATGATTGCGCGGAACACGAGTGCAGACGTAAACGTAATTGCTTTGATTGGAGAACGGGGAAGGGAAGTCCGTGAATTTATTGAACGAGATCTTGGCGAAGAAGGATTACAAAAATCTGTTGTAATTGTTGCAACAAGCGATAAATCTCCTCTCATTAGAATGAAAGGCGCATATATAGGGACAACCATCGCTGAATACTTTCGCGACCTTGGAATGGATGTTTTATTCATGATGGATTCCGTTACCCGTTTTGCAATGGCACAACGAGAAATCGGTTTAACAATTGGCGAACCACCAACAACTAAAGGGTATACACCTTCTGTTTTTTCTCTTCTGCCAAAACTTCTTGAGCGTGCGGGTAATACCGAAAAAGGTTCTATAACAGGTCTTTATACGGTACTTGTTGATGGTGATGATATGACCGAACCGATTGCAGATGCTGTGCGTTCCATTCTTGACGGCCACATCGTTCTTTCACGTAAACTTGCTAACCGCGGCCAGTATCCGGCAATTGATACGCTTCAAAGTGTAAGCAGGGTAATGCCGGATATTATTGATCACGATCATTATCAGCGTGCAATGAGGTTTAACGAAATTATTGCTACATATAAAGAAGCAGAGGATATGATAAATATCGGCGCATATGTAAAAGGAAGCAATCCACAGATTGATCATGCTCTTTCAAAAATTACACAATTACGAAGTTTTCTTAAGCAAGAAATATTTGAAAAAGCATTGTACGACGAATCGGTTGAAAGATTAAGCAATATTATTGAAGCATCAATAGTGTAG
- the fliJ gene encoding flagellar export protein FliJ yields the protein MAKFNYRFTTLLNAKEILEKKIKEEISIINREIENLKQQRKLIVEERLKTQKEMVEKPLKVSEFQSAKMYDSILERQIQFIDRKTDMLKLNKEQKQIELIEKKKEVKSFEILKENQLEAFLLDERKQELKELNEIAIRNYNGNQN from the coding sequence ATGGCAAAATTTAATTATCGCTTTACAACTTTATTGAACGCAAAAGAAATTCTTGAAAAAAAGATAAAGGAAGAGATATCAATAATTAACAGAGAGATAGAAAACTTAAAACAACAGCGGAAGCTTATTGTTGAAGAAAGATTAAAAACCCAAAAAGAAATGGTTGAAAAGCCGCTGAAAGTCTCGGAATTCCAAAGCGCAAAAATGTATGATTCTATTTTAGAAAGGCAGATACAATTTATCGACAGAAAGACCGATATGTTAAAACTTAATAAAGAACAAAAACAGATTGAGCTTATTGAAAAGAAAAAAGAAGTTAAATCATTTGAGATACTCAAAGAAAATCAATTAGAAGCTTTTCTTCTTGATGAAAGAAAACAAGAATTAAAGGAACTTAACGAGATAGCCATTAGAAATTACAACGGAAATCAAAATTGA